The proteins below are encoded in one region of Frankiaceae bacterium:
- the ilvE gene encoding branched-chain-amino-acid transaminase, with product MPITPTKKIWMDGELVDWDDATIHVLNPTLHYGWGVFEGIRAYATDRGPAVFRLTEHIERLFRSAHIYFLEPQFTVEQVIAATKETVRVNDVESCYIRPLMYLGHGEMGLLPVTSNTRISIAVWPWGTYLGDAAEENGVRARVSSWQRISANAIPPAGKGTGQYINSSLAKVEAIKAGYDEAIMLTPSGNVAEGSGENLFVVTRGTVYTPPVVDGVLAGLTRDSIMTMARDEGIEVVEKSIVRSDLYLADEVFCTGTAAEVVPMVEIDDRKVGKGVPGPVTKRLIELYRQAVTGRLDRYKEWNEYVRE from the coding sequence ATGCCGATCACGCCCACCAAGAAGATCTGGATGGACGGCGAGCTCGTCGACTGGGACGACGCCACCATCCACGTGCTCAACCCGACGCTGCACTACGGGTGGGGCGTGTTCGAGGGCATCCGCGCGTACGCCACCGACCGCGGCCCCGCGGTATTCCGGCTGACCGAGCACATCGAGCGCCTGTTCCGTTCGGCGCACATCTACTTCCTCGAGCCGCAGTTCACGGTCGAGCAGGTCATCGCCGCGACGAAGGAGACCGTCCGCGTCAACGACGTCGAGTCCTGCTACATCAGGCCTCTCATGTACCTCGGCCACGGCGAGATGGGCCTGCTCCCCGTCACGTCCAACACGCGCATCTCCATCGCCGTCTGGCCGTGGGGGACGTACCTCGGCGATGCGGCCGAGGAGAACGGCGTCCGCGCCCGCGTCTCGTCGTGGCAGCGGATCAGCGCCAACGCCATCCCGCCGGCGGGCAAGGGCACCGGCCAGTACATCAACTCCTCGCTGGCCAAGGTCGAGGCGATCAAGGCCGGCTACGACGAGGCGATCATGCTCACGCCCAGCGGCAACGTCGCCGAGGGCTCCGGGGAGAACCTCTTCGTCGTCACGCGCGGCACCGTCTACACGCCGCCGGTCGTGGACGGTGTGCTCGCAGGCCTGACTCGCGACTCGATCATGACGATGGCGCGCGACGAGGGCATCGAGGTCGTCGAGAAGAGCATCGTCCGCTCCGACCTGTACCTCGCCGACGAGGTGTTCTGCACAGGCACCGCCGCGGAGGTCGTGCCGATGGTCGAGATCGACGACCGCAAGGTCGGTAAGGGCGTTCCCGGGCCGGTCACGAAGCGGCTCATCGAGCTGTACCGCCAAGCCGTCACCGGACGGCTCGACCGGTACAAGGAGTGGAACGAGTACGTGCGCGAGTAG
- the gltX gene encoding glutamate--tRNA ligase, whose product MVEVRTRFAPAPSGDLHVGNVRTGLFSWAVARHAGGKFVYRIEDTDATRATDESFHAAVDVLRWLGLDWDEGPVVGGPSAPYRQSERFDVYAGVVAQLQEGGHAYPCWCTPEEITARKAGRGDKTPGYDGFCRTRTDSPEGPATMRFRMPDGSTTWDDLVRGEITIEHKDVPDFTILRTNGHPLYMLAATVDDVLMGMTHIIRGEDLIAATPRQMAMYAAMGVSRESFPKFGHLPLIVGEDSKPLSKRNGEVSIAWYRRHGFLPEAMLNYLALLGWSLPGTDREVFTVEELVAAFDVTRVSKNPARFDVKKLEAINGEHIRLIAEGDLAARLTPVLQDAGVLPDEPSPSQRELLLEAIPLIQTRLARLTEAPELLRFLFAGSDFAVDGEAAGKALLGEVLPTLEAARRALAGVDPWETAGIEAALRAALVEGLGIKPKHAFGPLRVAVTGRTISPPLFESMELLGRDVTLARVDAAITDIRGG is encoded by the coding sequence GTGGTTGAGGTCCGTACCCGATTCGCTCCGGCGCCGTCCGGCGACCTGCACGTCGGCAACGTCCGTACCGGCCTGTTCTCGTGGGCCGTCGCGCGGCACGCGGGCGGGAAGTTCGTGTACCGGATCGAGGACACCGACGCGACGCGGGCGACCGACGAGTCGTTCCACGCGGCGGTCGACGTGCTGCGCTGGCTCGGGCTCGACTGGGACGAGGGGCCCGTCGTGGGGGGTCCGTCGGCGCCGTACCGGCAGAGCGAGCGCTTCGACGTCTACGCCGGCGTCGTCGCGCAGCTGCAGGAGGGCGGGCACGCGTACCCCTGCTGGTGCACGCCCGAGGAGATCACCGCCCGCAAGGCGGGTCGCGGGGACAAGACGCCGGGGTACGACGGCTTCTGCCGCACGCGCACGGACTCGCCCGAGGGCCCCGCGACGATGCGCTTCCGGATGCCCGACGGGTCGACGACGTGGGACGACCTCGTCCGCGGCGAGATCACCATCGAGCACAAGGACGTACCCGACTTCACGATCCTGCGTACCAATGGGCACCCGCTGTACATGCTCGCGGCGACCGTGGACGACGTGCTCATGGGGATGACGCACATCATCCGCGGCGAGGACCTCATCGCGGCGACGCCGCGGCAGATGGCGATGTACGCGGCGATGGGCGTCTCTCGCGAGTCGTTCCCGAAGTTCGGTCACCTGCCGCTCATCGTCGGCGAGGACTCGAAGCCCCTGTCGAAGCGCAACGGCGAGGTGTCGATCGCGTGGTACCGCCGCCATGGCTTCCTGCCCGAGGCGATGCTCAACTACCTCGCGCTGCTCGGCTGGTCGCTGCCGGGGACCGACCGTGAGGTGTTCACGGTCGAGGAGCTGGTGGCGGCGTTCGACGTGACCCGGGTCTCGAAGAACCCCGCGCGCTTCGACGTGAAGAAGCTCGAGGCGATCAACGGCGAGCACATCCGGCTCATCGCCGAGGGCGACCTCGCGGCGCGGCTGACGCCGGTGCTGCAGGACGCGGGGGTGCTGCCGGACGAGCCGTCGCCCTCGCAGCGGGAGCTCTTGCTGGAGGCGATCCCGCTGATCCAGACGCGGCTCGCGCGGCTCACCGAGGCGCCGGAACTGCTGCGCTTCCTCTTCGCCGGTTCCGACTTCGCCGTGGATGGCGAGGCGGCGGGGAAGGCGTTGCTGGGGGAGGTGCTGCCGACGCTGGAGGCCGCGCGCCGGGCCCTGGCGGGGGTCGACCCGTGGGAGACGGCGGGGATCGAGGCGGCGCTGCGCGCGGCGCTGGTGGAGGGGCTCGGCATCAAGCCGAAGCACGCGTTCGGCCCGCTCCGCGTCGCGGTGACCGGGCGCACGATCTCGCCGCCGCTGTTCGAGTCGATGGAGCTGCTCGGCCGCGACGTGACGCTGGCTCGGGTCGACGCCGCGATCACCGACATCCGCGGCGGCTGA
- the serA gene encoding phosphoglycerate dehydrogenase has translation MGRPVVLVAEELAPSALDVLGSDFDVRHCDGSDRAQLLPALNDADAVIVRSATTIDAEALAAAPKLKVVARAGIGLDNVDVPAATKAGVMVVNAPQSNVISAAEHAVALLLAVARRIPRADASLRAGEWKRSKFTGVELAGKTAGIVGLGRIGVLVAQRLSAFGMRLVAYDPYVPAGRAAQMGVRLLPLDDVLHEADVVTIHLPKTKETSGLIGERELGLMKPDAILVNAARGGLVDEHALAQALKNGTIAGAGVDVYATEPCTDSPLFAFDNVVATPHLGASTTEAQDKAGTAVARSVKLALSGEFVPDAVNVQAAGVIAEEIRPALPLVEKLGQVLTGLAQEVVSNLTVEVRGEIAVHDVNVLKLAALKGVFAPVVEEPVTYVNAPLFAEDRGVTVDLTTSSESPDYRNLITLRGTTAKGTVSVSGTLIGPKMLERLTEVDGFDIDLTPTAHLAFFRYHDRPGIVGAVGGILGAAEVNIASMQVSRTQQGGDALMAITVDTAIPDEALREIGEAVGAHSARGVDLVGQ, from the coding sequence ATGGGACGACCGGTGGTGCTTGTCGCGGAGGAGCTGGCGCCCAGTGCGCTCGACGTGCTGGGCTCCGACTTCGACGTACGGCACTGCGACGGCTCGGACCGTGCGCAGCTGCTGCCCGCGCTCAACGACGCGGACGCCGTGATCGTGCGCAGCGCCACCACGATCGACGCCGAGGCGCTCGCCGCCGCGCCCAAGCTCAAGGTCGTCGCCAGAGCGGGCATCGGGCTCGACAACGTCGACGTCCCCGCCGCCACCAAGGCCGGCGTCATGGTCGTCAACGCCCCCCAGTCGAACGTCATCTCCGCCGCCGAGCACGCGGTCGCGCTGCTGCTCGCGGTGGCGCGACGCATCCCGCGAGCCGACGCCTCCCTCCGAGCAGGGGAGTGGAAGCGCTCGAAGTTCACCGGTGTCGAGCTCGCGGGGAAGACCGCCGGCATCGTCGGCCTGGGCCGCATCGGCGTGCTCGTCGCGCAGCGCCTGTCCGCGTTCGGCATGCGGCTCGTCGCGTACGACCCCTACGTCCCCGCCGGCCGCGCCGCGCAGATGGGCGTACGCCTCCTGCCGCTCGACGACGTCCTCCACGAGGCCGACGTCGTCACGATCCACCTGCCGAAGACGAAGGAGACGTCGGGCCTGATCGGCGAGCGCGAGCTCGGCCTCATGAAGCCCGACGCGATCCTCGTCAACGCCGCCCGCGGCGGCCTGGTCGACGAGCACGCGCTCGCGCAGGCGCTGAAGAACGGCACCATCGCCGGCGCCGGCGTGGACGTCTACGCCACGGAGCCGTGCACCGACTCGCCGCTGTTCGCGTTCGACAACGTCGTCGCCACGCCGCACCTGGGCGCCTCCACCACGGAGGCCCAGGACAAGGCCGGCACCGCCGTCGCGCGCAGCGTCAAGCTCGCGCTCTCCGGCGAGTTCGTCCCCGACGCCGTCAACGTCCAGGCCGCCGGCGTCATCGCCGAGGAGATCCGCCCCGCGCTCCCGCTGGTCGAGAAGCTCGGCCAGGTCCTCACGGGCCTCGCCCAGGAGGTCGTCAGCAACCTCACCGTCGAGGTCCGCGGCGAGATCGCCGTCCACGACGTCAACGTCCTCAAGCTGGCCGCGCTCAAGGGCGTCTTCGCGCCGGTGGTCGAGGAGCCGGTGACGTACGTCAACGCCCCGCTGTTCGCCGAGGACCGCGGCGTCACCGTCGACCTCACGACGAGCAGCGAGAGCCCCGACTACCGCAACCTCATCACCCTTCGCGGCACGACGGCCAAGGGGACGGTCTCGGTCTCCGGAACGCTCATCGGCCCGAAGATGCTCGAACGCCTCACCGAGGTCGACGGCTTCGACATCGACCTCACGCCGACGGCGCACCTCGCGTTCTTCCGCTACCACGACCGCCCGGGCATCGTCGGCGCGGTCGGCGGCATCCTCGGCGCCGCCGAGGTCAACATCGCGAGCATGCAGGTCTCCCGTACGCAGCAGGGTGGCGACGCGCTCATGGCCATCACGGTCGACACCGCGATCCCCGACGAGGCGCTGCGCGAGATCGGCGAGGCCGTCGGCGCGCACTCCGCCCGCGGCGTGGACCTCGTCGGGCAGTGA
- a CDS encoding M48 family metallopeptidase → MTTTTLAGPRRSVAGRATLAALLLLGFYLLGFAIIGTLAAINIAFFANGRVPVRITIFSVIVAFALLRGMFFVEKRGGADEITGLAVTDADEPRLWALIREIAQQLGTDPPARVYLVPDVNAFVTQRSKLMGLVPGERIMGIGLPLLHVLTVDELRGVLAHEFGHYTGGDTRLGPLVYRGRASIGRTIGHLGADSLLATVFTTYGKLYLRVSQAVSRRQELDADANAARVAGPAAHASALRKVHVADPVFDTFIGRFVQPLWNADARPRALYAGFEQFHDHPDHEESLARVAARMEEREGDRYDSHPALRVRLAALGDVPAEAEDGDRARTLLADADQVDERMSLLVSRLGTESNSLRAVEWDDAAAETMLAPVVRQDQARLYAAVSTLTGAEPTVGAALDLVEAGRVVELATAIDQRVATVPEEDRLEVSNDLVADLLAGAVGAALTTERGWRWGLRWSGPAALVAPTGKPWDYGKAVYDAVGDPANLPALRKKLRATGIAA, encoded by the coding sequence GTGACCACGACGACTCTCGCGGGCCCGCGCCGTTCGGTGGCGGGCCGCGCCACGCTCGCCGCGCTGCTCCTGCTCGGCTTCTACCTGCTCGGCTTCGCGATCATCGGCACGCTCGCGGCCATCAACATCGCGTTCTTCGCGAACGGCCGCGTCCCCGTCCGCATCACGATCTTCTCGGTGATCGTGGCGTTCGCTCTGCTGCGCGGGATGTTCTTCGTGGAGAAGCGCGGCGGCGCCGACGAGATCACCGGACTCGCGGTGACCGACGCCGACGAGCCGAGGCTCTGGGCGCTGATCCGCGAGATCGCGCAGCAGCTCGGCACCGATCCGCCGGCGCGCGTGTACCTGGTGCCCGACGTCAACGCGTTCGTGACCCAGCGCAGCAAGCTGATGGGCCTCGTGCCCGGCGAACGCATCATGGGCATCGGCCTGCCGTTGCTGCACGTGCTCACGGTCGACGAGCTGCGCGGCGTTCTGGCGCACGAGTTCGGGCATTACACCGGCGGCGACACGCGCCTCGGCCCGCTCGTCTACCGCGGCCGCGCGTCGATCGGCCGCACGATCGGCCACCTCGGCGCGGACTCGTTGCTGGCCACGGTGTTCACGACGTACGGCAAGCTCTACCTCCGCGTCAGCCAGGCGGTCTCGCGCCGCCAGGAGCTCGACGCCGACGCCAACGCTGCCCGCGTCGCCGGCCCCGCGGCGCACGCCTCCGCGCTGCGGAAGGTGCACGTCGCGGACCCGGTGTTCGACACGTTCATCGGCCGCTTCGTCCAGCCGCTCTGGAACGCCGACGCGAGGCCCCGCGCCCTCTACGCCGGCTTCGAGCAGTTCCACGACCACCCCGACCACGAGGAGTCGCTGGCCCGCGTCGCCGCGCGGATGGAGGAGCGGGAGGGCGATCGGTACGACTCGCACCCCGCCCTGCGCGTCCGCCTCGCCGCCCTCGGCGACGTGCCCGCCGAGGCCGAGGACGGCGACCGCGCGCGGACGCTGCTCGCCGACGCGGACCAGGTGGACGAGCGGATGTCGCTGCTCGTCTCCCGGCTCGGGACGGAGAGCAACTCGCTGCGCGCCGTGGAGTGGGACGACGCTGCCGCGGAGACGATGCTCGCGCCGGTCGTGCGCCAGGACCAGGCGCGGCTGTACGCCGCCGTCTCCACCCTGACGGGCGCCGAGCCGACGGTCGGCGCCGCACTCGACCTCGTCGAGGCGGGCCGCGTCGTCGAGCTCGCGACCGCGATCGACCAGCGCGTCGCCACAGTGCCCGAGGAGGACCGGCTCGAGGTGTCGAACGACCTCGTCGCCGACCTGCTCGCGGGCGCCGTCGGCGCGGCGCTGACGACCGAGCGCGGCTGGCGCTGGGGGCTGCGCTGGTCCGGCCCCGCGGCGCTCGTCGCCCCGACGGGGAAGCCCTGGGACTACGGCAAGGCGGTGTACGACGCCGTCGGCGACCCCGCCAACCTCCCGGCCCTGCGCAAGAAGCTGCGCGCAACCGGCATCGCGGCATAG
- a CDS encoding HU family DNA-binding protein, giving the protein MNKSELIDTIAEKVGGRAAAAKAVDAVLDSIMAAVAKGERVGIVGFGTFEKRVRGARTARNIRTGATIKVKATSVPAFRAGSGFKETVASGGKKTGAKKAAPAKAAKAAAKPAAKKTAAKAAPAKKAATKAPAKTATKAAAKKAPAKKAAKGR; this is encoded by the coding sequence GTGAACAAGTCCGAGCTGATCGACACGATCGCCGAGAAGGTCGGCGGACGCGCCGCGGCGGCGAAGGCCGTCGACGCCGTGCTCGACAGCATCATGGCCGCGGTCGCCAAGGGCGAGCGGGTCGGGATCGTCGGCTTCGGGACGTTCGAGAAGCGCGTCCGCGGCGCCCGCACCGCGCGCAACATCCGCACCGGCGCGACCATCAAGGTCAAGGCGACGTCGGTGCCGGCGTTCCGCGCGGGCTCCGGCTTCAAGGAGACCGTGGCGAGCGGCGGCAAGAAGACCGGCGCGAAGAAGGCGGCCCCGGCGAAGGCGGCGAAGGCCGCCGCGAAGCCCGCTGCCAAGAAGACGGCCGCGAAGGCGGCTCCGGCGAAGAAGGCCGCGACGAAGGCCCCCGCCAAGACCGCCACGAAGGCGGCGGCCAAGAAGGCTCCGGCGAAGAAGGCGGCCAAGGGCCGCTAG
- a CDS encoding RNA polymerase sigma factor has translation MPTDAATDAAAARKHEAVSVLSSERDALIALVSLTTRLDAVRAEDVVHDVILRVLDHGVPADVANWLAYLRKAVVREGLSVLRKASREQELAERAAFDQRADSAHDDAVRALLHDALGDLDCLSDEEREVFVLVYLGGFPQDEIAEIVGLLNKGQVNRRHRSAKAKLDTRRKTRETDARYLGLLALLRQPATTARSGAVGSAATAMTAATGFAVLAVVARIAGVPLPYVRDLPRTAPFVSRPFLATAGMRGAGPEARPGHSVGPVGGIGTLTPASQGIPDQDPGGPSTTCTTPALVCVGVGKGDGGDGADDDPTDDGDTVSIYVADMVITWEQRVAPVCRRLAPLPPPERVRCTRGGSYLLAEEEGSTTPGVKKVPPASAPADAPPEGTA, from the coding sequence GTGCCGACCGACGCCGCGACGGACGCCGCCGCCGCGCGCAAGCACGAGGCCGTGAGTGTGCTGTCCTCCGAGCGGGACGCGCTGATCGCCTTGGTCAGCCTGACCACCCGACTCGACGCGGTGCGGGCCGAGGACGTCGTTCACGACGTGATTCTCCGAGTGCTCGACCACGGCGTCCCCGCCGACGTCGCCAACTGGCTCGCGTACCTGCGGAAAGCCGTCGTCCGTGAGGGTCTGAGCGTTCTGCGCAAGGCCAGCCGGGAGCAGGAGCTCGCCGAGCGCGCCGCGTTCGACCAGCGGGCCGACAGCGCGCACGACGACGCCGTGCGCGCGCTCCTGCACGACGCCTTGGGAGACCTGGACTGCCTCTCCGACGAGGAGCGCGAGGTGTTCGTCCTGGTGTACCTCGGCGGCTTCCCCCAGGACGAGATCGCCGAGATCGTGGGGCTGCTCAACAAGGGCCAGGTCAACCGCCGCCACAGGAGCGCCAAAGCTAAGCTTGACACCCGCCGCAAAACCCGCGAGACCGACGCCAGGTACCTCGGCCTCCTCGCCCTGCTGCGCCAGCCGGCCACGACGGCGCGCTCTGGCGCTGTCGGGTCGGCCGCGACCGCGATGACCGCCGCGACCGGCTTCGCCGTCCTCGCCGTCGTCGCCCGGATCGCGGGCGTGCCCTTGCCGTACGTCCGCGACCTGCCACGAACCGCCCCGTTCGTCTCGCGTCCTTTCCTGGCAACGGCCGGGATGCGCGGCGCGGGGCCGGAAGCCCGCCCGGGCCACTCCGTAGGCCCGGTCGGGGGAATAGGGACGTTGACCCCTGCGTCCCAGGGCATCCCCGACCAAGACCCGGGCGGGCCTTCGACCACCTGCACCACACCCGCGCTCGTCTGCGTCGGGGTCGGAAAGGGCGACGGCGGAGACGGCGCCGACGACGACCCGACCGACGACGGCGACACGGTGTCGATCTACGTCGCCGACATGGTGATTACCTGGGAGCAGCGCGTCGCCCCGGTCTGTCGGCGGCTCGCCCCGTTGCCACCACCCGAGCGGGTGCGGTGCACGCGGGGAGGCTCGTATCTGCTAGCCGAGGAAGAGGGTTCGACCACTCCCGGAGTGAAGAAGGTTCCTCCAGCGTCCGCACCCGCGGACGCGCCCCCGGAGGGAACCGCATGA
- a CDS encoding fumarylacetoacetate hydrolase family protein, which translates to MRIARFSVEGDVSFGVVEGDEVAALSSHPFGPVSFSGARYALGDVRLLAPIIPSKVVAIGKNYADHAREMGGEPPAAPVIFLKPSTAVVGAGDPIARPASVERLDYEGELAVVIGRLARDVPRERALDAVLGYTCANDVTARDQQQTDGQWSRAKGYDSFCPLGPWIETDLDPAGARVTTTLNGETKQDAPTSLLLHSVPDLVAYVTAVMTLLPGDVLLTGTPAGVGPMDVGDEVSVTVAGIGTLTNPVVARG; encoded by the coding sequence GTGCGCATCGCGAGGTTCAGCGTCGAGGGCGACGTGTCGTTCGGCGTCGTCGAGGGAGACGAGGTCGCGGCGCTGTCGTCGCACCCGTTCGGGCCGGTGTCGTTCAGCGGCGCGCGCTACGCCCTGGGCGACGTACGCCTGCTCGCCCCGATCATCCCCAGCAAGGTCGTCGCGATCGGCAAGAACTACGCCGACCACGCCCGTGAGATGGGCGGCGAGCCGCCGGCGGCGCCGGTGATCTTCCTCAAGCCGTCGACAGCGGTGGTCGGTGCCGGCGACCCGATCGCGCGGCCCGCTTCGGTCGAGCGGCTCGACTACGAGGGCGAGCTCGCGGTGGTCATCGGCAGGCTCGCGCGCGACGTGCCGCGCGAACGCGCGCTCGACGCGGTCCTCGGCTACACCTGCGCCAACGACGTCACCGCGCGCGACCAGCAGCAGACCGACGGGCAGTGGTCGCGGGCCAAGGGGTACGACTCGTTCTGCCCGCTGGGGCCGTGGATCGAGACCGACCTCGACCCCGCCGGCGCGCGGGTCACGACGACGCTGAACGGCGAGACGAAGCAGGACGCCCCGACGTCGCTGCTGCTGCACTCGGTCCCCGACCTGGTGGCGTACGTCACCGCCGTCATGACCCTGCTCCCTGGCGACGTGCTGCTGACGGGCACACCCGCGGGCGTCGGCCCGATGGACGTGGGGGACGAGGTGTCGGTGACCGTCGCCGGCATCGGCACGCTGACGAACCCGGTGGTGGCGCGTGGTTGA
- the cofC gene encoding 2-phospho-L-lactate guanylyltransferase, translating to MQWSVIVPVKELGVAKTRLGLPDALREEAALAMARDVVAACVACPSVDGVLVVTNDLRAAAALEPLGARVVADTADAGINPALTDGARYAGSLWPRNGVASVSSDLPCLVPAELASALSAAAAYERAVLPDARGDGTTVLTARAGVALEPRYGPQSRDAHMMTGAVQLPFGRWPSLERDVDTPADLAAALALGVGPATARLAARLTT from the coding sequence ATGCAGTGGTCGGTGATCGTTCCTGTGAAGGAGCTCGGGGTCGCGAAGACGCGGCTCGGGCTGCCCGACGCGCTGCGTGAGGAGGCCGCGCTGGCCATGGCCCGCGACGTCGTCGCCGCGTGCGTCGCGTGTCCTTCCGTCGACGGCGTGCTCGTCGTCACCAACGACCTCCGTGCCGCCGCCGCGCTGGAGCCGCTCGGCGCGCGGGTCGTCGCCGACACCGCCGACGCCGGCATCAACCCGGCGCTCACCGACGGGGCGCGCTACGCGGGGTCGCTGTGGCCGCGCAACGGCGTCGCCTCCGTCTCCTCCGACCTGCCCTGCCTGGTGCCTGCCGAGCTGGCTTCCGCGCTGTCGGCGGCGGCGGCGTACGAGCGCGCCGTCCTCCCCGACGCCCGCGGCGACGGCACGACCGTTCTCACCGCGAGGGCGGGCGTGGCGCTCGAGCCGCGGTACGGCCCGCAGTCGCGCGACGCGCACATGATGACGGGGGCGGTGCAGCTGCCGTTCGGCCGCTGGCCCTCGCTCGAACGCGACGTCGACACCCCCGCCGACCTCGCCGCCGCGCTGGCGCTGGGCGTGGGTCCCGCCACCGCTAGACTCGCTGCGCGGCTGACCACCTAG
- a CDS encoding branched-chain amino acid aminotransferase produces MTDLDLAIELTGTPRDPADVLADPGFGRHFTDHMATARWTREGGWGEARIRPYAPLSFDPATSFLHYGQAIFEGFKAYRHPDGSVHTFRPERNAARFARSAARLALPELPPEWFVGLADELIRTDREWVPTGGESSLYLRPFMLGTEVGLGVRPSSEALFLIIASPAGSYFAGGVKPVSIWLSEEYVRAAPGGTGAAKSAGNYAASLIAQQEAIANGCEQVAFVDAVERRWVEELGGMNLFFVHEDGLIVTPELTGTILEGVTRDTILTLADGLGHKVEERRVDIEEWQKGVLEGTVTEVFACGTAAVVTPVGVLRWRGGEAVTGDGGTGPVTASIRGALLDLQQGRTEDPHGWLHRVC; encoded by the coding sequence ATGACGGACCTCGACCTCGCCATCGAGCTGACCGGCACGCCGCGCGACCCCGCGGACGTGCTGGCCGACCCCGGCTTCGGGCGGCACTTCACCGACCACATGGCCACCGCCCGCTGGACCCGTGAGGGCGGCTGGGGCGAGGCGCGGATCCGGCCGTACGCGCCGCTGTCGTTCGACCCGGCGACGTCGTTCCTGCACTACGGGCAGGCGATCTTCGAGGGCTTCAAGGCGTACCGCCACCCCGACGGCTCGGTGCACACGTTCCGGCCCGAGCGCAACGCCGCGCGCTTCGCCCGCTCCGCCGCGCGGCTCGCGCTGCCGGAGCTGCCGCCGGAGTGGTTCGTGGGGCTCGCCGACGAGCTGATCCGTACGGACCGCGAGTGGGTCCCGACGGGCGGCGAGTCGAGCCTGTACCTGCGGCCGTTCATGCTCGGCACCGAGGTCGGCCTCGGCGTGCGGCCGAGCAGCGAGGCGCTCTTCCTGATCATCGCGTCGCCTGCGGGCTCGTACTTCGCCGGCGGCGTGAAGCCGGTCTCGATCTGGCTCTCCGAGGAGTACGTCCGCGCGGCGCCCGGCGGCACCGGCGCGGCGAAGAGCGCCGGCAACTACGCCGCCAGCCTCATCGCCCAGCAGGAAGCGATCGCGAACGGCTGCGAGCAGGTGGCGTTCGTCGACGCCGTCGAACGCCGCTGGGTCGAGGAGCTCGGCGGCATGAACCTGTTCTTCGTCCACGAGGACGGCCTCATCGTCACGCCGGAGCTGACCGGCACGATCCTCGAGGGCGTCACGCGCGACACGATCCTCACCCTCGCCGACGGGCTGGGCCACAAGGTCGAGGAACGCCGCGTCGACATCGAGGAGTGGCAGAAGGGCGTGCTCGAGGGGACGGTCACCGAGGTCTTCGCCTGCGGCACCGCCGCGGTCGTCACGCCGGTCGGCGTCCTGCGCTGGCGCGGCGGCGAGGCGGTCACCGGCGACGGCGGCACCGGGCCCGTCACGGCGAGCATCCGCGGCGCGCTGCTCGACCTGCAGCAGGGTCGTACGGAGGACCCCCACGGCTGGCTGCACCGCGTCTGCTGA
- a CDS encoding alpha/beta hydrolase, with product MTRFTTPDGVTLAYRLVGEGPYLLCQPGGPGRASSYLRDLAGLDRTRTLVLLDSRGTGDSDRPPPEHLTWPHLVGDLDALREHLGADTVDVLGHSAGAVVAQAYAAAHPHRIQRLVLVTPSGRLQLDDPAPDTERIVRARTDIPEAVEAYLKGESPALRPALYGRWDDDIRAHAYGADTEMDDVAERSFNADPQPDRAAIVQALTGVTSPVLVVAGDRDGATGVESAYAVAASFPNARVDVLPGVGHFPWVEVPERFRSLVAEFLETPV from the coding sequence GTGACGCGGTTCACGACGCCGGACGGCGTGACGCTGGCGTACCGGCTCGTCGGCGAGGGCCCGTACCTCCTCTGCCAGCCCGGCGGACCTGGCCGCGCCTCCTCCTACCTCAGAGACCTCGCGGGCCTCGACAGGACGCGCACCCTCGTCCTCCTCGACTCGCGCGGCACCGGCGACTCCGACCGGCCGCCACCGGAACACCTCACGTGGCCGCACCTCGTCGGCGACCTCGACGCCCTCCGCGAGCACCTCGGCGCCGACACCGTCGACGTGCTCGGACACAGCGCGGGCGCTGTCGTCGCGCAGGCGTACGCCGCCGCGCACCCGCACCGCATCCAGCGCCTCGTGCTCGTCACGCCGTCGGGCCGGCTCCAGCTCGACGACCCGGCGCCCGACACCGAGCGCATCGTCCGTGCGCGCACCGACATCCCCGAGGCCGTCGAGGCGTACTTGAAAGGCGAGAGCCCCGCGCTACGGCCAGCCCTCTACGGACGCTGGGACGACGACATCAGGGCGCACGCGTACGGCGCCGACACCGAGATGGACGACGTCGCCGAACGCTCGTTCAACGCCGACCCGCAGCCCGACCGCGCCGCCATCGTGCAGGCGCTGACAGGAGTCACGAGCCCCGTCCTCGTCGTCGCCGGCGACCGCGACGGCGCGACCGGCGTGGAGAGCGCGTACGCCGTCGCGGCGTCGTTCCCGAACGCCCGCGTCGACGTCCTCCCAGGCGTGGGGCACTTCCCGTGGGTCGAGGTCCCTGAGCGATTCCGGTCACTCGTCGCGGAGTTCCTCGAAACGCCGGTCTGA